A part of Halobacillus shinanisalinarum genomic DNA contains:
- a CDS encoding NAD(P)/FAD-dependent oxidoreductase, which translates to MNNPNIVIIGAGYGGIMTAVKLQKSLNVNEANITLVNKHSYHYQTTWLHENAAGTLHHDRTRMQINDLIDTSKINFVQDTVTKVQPDDKKVLLENGELTYDYLVVGLGFEAATFGIQGLKENAFTISSINSARLIRQHIEYNFAKYNNEADKKEERLNLVVGGAGFTGIEFVGELANRVPELCKEYDVPREKVRIINVEAAPTALPGFDPELVEYAMNSLEARGVEFKLGAMIKEVTEDKLIFEKDEKREEISTNTVVWAAGVQGNSLIVDAGFETNRGRIPVRGDLRAPNYDDVFIVGDCALIMNEETERPYPPTAQIAIQQAEHTAENLKKLVQGNNHLESFTPEIQGTVASLGHSDAIGVVFEDKKLFGWSASAMKKLIDNRYLLKLGGIGLVLKKGKLNFFK; encoded by the coding sequence ATGAACAATCCGAATATCGTGATCATTGGAGCCGGCTACGGTGGAATTATGACGGCGGTTAAGTTACAAAAAAGCTTAAACGTAAATGAAGCGAACATTACTTTGGTGAACAAGCATAGCTATCATTACCAAACGACATGGCTTCACGAAAATGCCGCTGGGACTCTGCACCACGACCGTACAAGAATGCAAATTAACGATCTTATCGACACGAGTAAAATCAACTTCGTTCAGGATACAGTAACTAAGGTTCAACCTGACGATAAGAAAGTGTTGCTAGAGAATGGTGAACTAACTTATGACTACCTAGTTGTCGGGTTAGGATTTGAAGCAGCAACGTTCGGCATTCAAGGCCTAAAAGAAAATGCATTTACAATCAGCAGTATTAATAGTGCACGACTTATTCGTCAGCATATTGAATATAACTTTGCCAAATACAACAACGAAGCGGACAAGAAAGAGGAGCGTTTAAACCTTGTTGTAGGTGGTGCTGGTTTCACAGGAATTGAATTTGTCGGTGAACTTGCGAACCGTGTACCTGAGCTTTGTAAAGAGTACGACGTTCCACGTGAAAAAGTACGGATAATTAATGTGGAAGCGGCCCCGACAGCCTTACCTGGATTTGATCCTGAGCTGGTGGAATATGCGATGAACTCTCTTGAGGCACGCGGTGTTGAGTTCAAACTTGGTGCGATGATTAAGGAAGTAACAGAAGATAAACTGATATTTGAAAAAGATGAAAAACGTGAAGAAATTTCAACTAATACAGTTGTGTGGGCAGCCGGAGTTCAAGGGAATTCCCTAATCGTTGATGCCGGTTTTGAAACCAATCGCGGCCGAATCCCAGTTCGAGGAGATTTGCGTGCACCGAACTATGATGATGTATTCATCGTTGGTGATTGTGCGTTAATCATGAACGAAGAGACAGAACGTCCTTATCCTCCAACAGCACAGATTGCTATTCAACAAGCTGAGCACACAGCTGAAAATCTTAAAAAGCTTGTGCAAGGAAATAACCATTTAGAATCATTCACACCTGAGATCCAAGGTACAGTTGCTTCACTAGGACATAGCGATGCGATTGGTGTTGTATTCGAAGATAAGAAGTTATTTGGCTGGTCAGCGTCAGCAATGAAGAAACTGATTGACAATCGTTATCTTCTTAAATTAGGCGGAATCGGACTTGTTCTTAAAAAAGGAAAGCTTAATTTCTTTAAATAA
- a CDS encoding NAD(P)/FAD-dependent oxidoreductase gives MDDKVYDITIIGGGPVGLFTAFYGGMRQASVKIIESLPHLGGQLTALYPEKYIFDVAGFPRVRAQELVDNLEEQALAFDPAIALDQAVETVERLEDNSLKLTTNKEVHYTRTLIITAGNGAFQPRRLKIDDTERFEETNLHYHVNDMNKFADKNVMICGGGDSAVDWALMLEPIAKQVSLVHRRDKFRAHEHSVEQLMNSNVKLMTPFTPEKMIGKDRVSQVELHEVKGDRIETIDVDEVVVNYGFISSLGPIKDWELEIDKNSIVVNSKMETNIEGIYAAGDICTYPGKVKLIASGFGEGPTAVNNAKAYLDPSARVQPKHSTSMFS, from the coding sequence ATGGATGACAAAGTTTATGATATAACGATAATCGGTGGGGGCCCCGTCGGTTTATTTACAGCATTCTATGGCGGCATGCGTCAAGCAAGCGTTAAAATAATAGAGAGTTTACCTCATTTGGGCGGGCAGCTTACTGCTCTTTACCCTGAAAAATATATATTTGATGTGGCAGGATTTCCACGAGTTCGCGCGCAGGAGCTTGTAGATAACTTAGAAGAACAAGCGTTAGCCTTTGATCCAGCTATTGCCCTTGACCAAGCGGTTGAGACGGTAGAGCGTCTTGAGGATAATTCCCTTAAACTTACCACAAATAAAGAGGTACATTATACACGTACACTCATCATTACAGCAGGAAATGGCGCTTTTCAGCCTAGGAGGCTGAAAATTGATGATACAGAAAGATTTGAAGAGACAAACTTACATTACCATGTGAATGATATGAATAAATTCGCTGATAAAAATGTTATGATTTGCGGCGGTGGTGACTCAGCCGTTGATTGGGCACTGATGCTTGAGCCGATCGCGAAGCAAGTGTCACTCGTTCACCGTCGTGACAAATTCCGCGCTCATGAACATAGTGTCGAGCAACTAATGAATTCAAATGTAAAATTGATGACACCGTTCACTCCTGAAAAAATGATCGGTAAGGATCGGGTAAGTCAAGTTGAGCTTCATGAAGTAAAAGGAGATCGTATAGAAACAATTGATGTTGATGAAGTAGTCGTTAACTACGGATTCATCTCATCCTTAGGTCCAATAAAGGATTGGGAGCTCGAAATCGACAAAAATAGTATTGTCGTTAATTCAAAGATGGAAACTAATATAGAAGGTATTTATGCTGCAGGGGACATTTGCACCTATCCAGGCAAAGTAAAACTGATTGCTTCCGGTTTTGGAGAAGGGCCAACCGCTGTAAATAATGCCAAAGCTTATCTCGACCCTAGTGCACGTGTACAACCTAAACATTCAACAAGCATGTTTTCCTAA
- a CDS encoding HesB/IscA family protein → MILNITEAANHRIKEMLKEEDSSNAHLRFGVKGGGCSGLSYAMGFEDEINEELDTTEMLDGIPVVIYTQDIPIVEGTTIDFKENMMGGGFTIDNPNAIVSCGCGSSFKTATNAGTPDPNC, encoded by the coding sequence ATGATTCTTAATATCACCGAAGCAGCTAACCATCGAATTAAGGAAATGTTGAAGGAAGAAGATTCGAGCAATGCACACCTTCGTTTTGGAGTGAAAGGTGGAGGTTGTAGTGGATTGTCATATGCGATGGGCTTCGAAGACGAAATAAATGAAGAATTAGACACAACGGAAATGTTAGACGGGATCCCCGTAGTCATTTATACACAAGATATTCCAATTGTTGAAGGCACGACCATTGATTTTAAGGAAAATATGATGGGCGGCGGGTTTACGATCGATAATCCGAACGCTATCGTTTCCTGTGGCTGCGGCTCTTCTTTTAAAACAGCAACAAATGCTGGTACACCAGATCCAAACTGCTAA
- a CDS encoding YuzB family protein yields the protein MNPIIEFCVNNLISGADEAMEELEKDPDLDVIEYGCLSHCGICSQGLYALVNGERVMADTPKELVDNIYQHLEENPLF from the coding sequence ATGAATCCAATTATTGAATTTTGTGTTAATAATTTAATCAGTGGTGCTGACGAGGCAATGGAAGAGCTTGAAAAAGACCCTGATCTTGATGTTATAGAATATGGTTGCCTTAGCCATTGTGGTATTTGTTCTCAAGGACTGTATGCTTTGGTTAATGGTGAGCGAGTGATGGCTGACACACCTAAAGAGCTTGTTGACAATATTTATCAACACCTGGAAGAGAATCCCCTATTTTAA
- a CDS encoding YuzD family protein — protein sequence MSEKAVQLKVYGAEERCASCVNAPGSKETFEWLEAAIDRKYGKDGVEYTYVDIHTEHNSDEDRKYVEQILNDELLYPLVVINGEIAAEGIPRLKSVCSVLEQHGLKGSFEA from the coding sequence ATGAGTGAGAAGGCGGTTCAGTTGAAAGTGTACGGGGCAGAGGAGAGATGTGCCAGTTGTGTTAATGCACCTGGTTCTAAGGAAACGTTTGAGTGGCTGGAAGCGGCCATCGACAGAAAGTATGGAAAAGATGGTGTAGAATATACGTATGTAGACATCCATACGGAACACAATAGTGATGAGGACCGAAAATATGTAGAGCAAATTTTAAACGATGAGCTTCTTTATCCATTGGTAGTGATAAACGGCGAAATAGCTGCCGAAGGGATTCCGCGCTTGAAATCAGTCTGTTCTGTGCTTGAACAACATGGGTTGAAAGGGTCTTTTGAAGCTTAA
- a CDS encoding NifU family protein, translating to MESQVQEVLNKLRPFLLRDGGDVELVDVEDGIVRLRLMGACGNCPSSTITLKAGIERALSQEVPGIHEVEQVF from the coding sequence ATGGAATCACAAGTTCAAGAAGTATTAAATAAACTTCGCCCATTTTTACTCCGTGACGGAGGGGACGTTGAATTAGTTGACGTTGAGGACGGAATTGTACGCTTGCGTCTTATGGGAGCCTGCGGAAACTGCCCAAGCTCTACGATTACATTAAAAGCTGGAATTGAGCGTGCACTTTCACAAGAAGTCCCAGGAATTCATGAAGTCGAACAAGTATTCTAA
- a CDS encoding 2-hydroxyacid dehydrogenase: protein MTKPYIFITRKLPDEVVDPFREQLDISMWDSEEVAVDPERLLKEAKHADGLLTMLSDSIDGDVLRQASNLKVVANLAVGFDNIDIEAAKKHSITVTNTPDVLTETTADLTFGLLMATARRMMEAASFVKEGKWEHWSPLLMAGSDIHHKTIGIVGMGRIGEAVAKRARGFNMNVLYHNRTRKQEVEDRLSVEYVNFDSLISKADFVVSLVPLTEETEKLFNEEIFNRMKREAIFINVSRGKVMDEKALYQAITTGEIRGAGLDVFQEEPISETHPLLSLKEVVCLPHIGSASRETRYNMMKLSLDNVLNVLQGSNPLTPVN from the coding sequence ATGACAAAGCCTTATATATTTATAACGAGAAAACTCCCTGATGAGGTGGTGGATCCTTTTCGAGAACAGCTGGATATATCAATGTGGGATAGTGAAGAAGTGGCAGTTGATCCAGAAAGACTCCTGAAAGAAGCAAAGCATGCAGATGGGCTACTAACAATGCTTAGTGATTCCATTGATGGCGATGTATTGCGTCAGGCCTCAAATTTAAAAGTAGTTGCTAATTTAGCAGTTGGTTTTGATAATATAGATATTGAAGCCGCAAAGAAACATAGTATTACTGTTACAAACACGCCGGATGTCTTGACAGAAACCACAGCTGACTTAACGTTTGGTTTATTAATGGCGACAGCTCGCCGGATGATGGAAGCCGCATCCTTTGTTAAAGAAGGCAAGTGGGAGCATTGGTCTCCTCTGCTGATGGCTGGATCAGATATCCATCATAAAACAATAGGAATTGTAGGCATGGGCCGTATCGGTGAAGCGGTTGCTAAGCGTGCACGAGGTTTCAATATGAACGTACTTTATCACAATCGTACACGTAAACAAGAGGTCGAGGACAGGTTAAGTGTCGAGTATGTCAACTTTGATTCTCTGATAAGTAAAGCAGATTTCGTTGTTTCCCTAGTCCCTCTAACAGAGGAAACAGAGAAATTATTTAATGAAGAAATATTTAATAGAATGAAACGTGAGGCTATTTTTATAAACGTTTCTCGAGGAAAAGTGATGGACGAAAAGGCATTGTATCAGGCTATTACAACAGGTGAGATTAGGGGAGCGGGACTTGATGTGTTCCAAGAAGAGCCAATCTCGGAAACTCATCCGCTTTTATCACTTAAGGAGGTGGTTTGTTTGCCTCATATTGGGTCAGCAAGCCGTGAAACCAGGTATAACATGATGAAATTAAGCCTTGATAATGTTCTTAACGTTCTGCAGGGGAGCAATCCATTAACTCCTGTTAACTAA
- a CDS encoding phosphatidylglycerophosphatase A family protein, with the protein MTAEDRSISVLEKTAREWLTDRGVTIDDMAELVHYLQSKYHPSLTMKDCRYNVNQVLKKREVQNAIVTGIQLDKLAEQKQLEEPLQSTIEVDEGLYGVDEIIAFSIVNVYGSIGFTNYGYIDKQKPGILQALNDKSSGQCHTFLDDIVGAIAAAASSRLAHSAVGEAEEE; encoded by the coding sequence ATGACTGCAGAAGATCGATCAATATCGGTGTTAGAAAAAACGGCAAGAGAGTGGCTGACAGATCGTGGTGTAACCATTGATGATATGGCCGAACTTGTCCATTATCTTCAATCCAAATACCACCCTAGCCTCACAATGAAGGATTGTCGATATAACGTTAATCAGGTACTTAAAAAACGCGAGGTGCAAAATGCAATTGTAACGGGCATCCAGCTCGATAAGCTTGCAGAACAAAAACAACTTGAGGAACCCCTTCAATCGACTATAGAGGTGGATGAAGGATTATACGGTGTGGATGAAATTATTGCCTTCTCGATCGTAAATGTGTATGGCTCCATTGGATTTACTAATTATGGCTATATCGATAAGCAAAAGCCGGGAATCCTACAGGCTCTCAACGATAAATCATCAGGACAGTGTCATACCTTCTTAGATGACATTGTAGGCGCAATAGCTGCTGCCGCTTCAAGCAGACTTGCTCACAGTGCAGTAGGTGAAGCCGAAGAAGAATAA